The Labrus bergylta chromosome 15, fLabBer1.1, whole genome shotgun sequence genome includes a region encoding these proteins:
- the LOC136182681 gene encoding trace amine-associated receptor 1-like yields MEPEEAVNRMFTGIDIHPCYVSYNTTYTFSNHPSVVCILLYVFLGSLSVVTICGNLLVVISIIYFKQLHSPTNYLILSLSVADLLVGVLVFPFSMAFTVTSCWYYESLFCKIRGSFDVTLSTASILNLCCISIDRYYAVCQPLTYKSKVNNHVVGFMILVSWGVAGLIGIGIIIAGFNQGKCEESCLIDALISTTLACIFSFYIPVIIMLCIYLKIFLVAQRQAKNIQNTICQNSKAGATVSKMERKATKTLAIVMGVFLLCWTPYFLCIIFQPVTYNVTPIVVIETLNWLTLSNSMLNPFIYALFYSWFRSAFKMIISGKIAQRDFANSKLF; encoded by the coding sequence ATGGAGCCAGAAGAGGCTGTCAACAGGATGTTCACTGGTATTGACATACATCCCTGCTATGTATCCTATAATACAacttatacattttcaaaccacCCTTCAGTCGTATGCATTTTATTATATGTTTTCCTTGGTTCATTGTCTGTTGTCACAATATGTGGAAACCTTCTTGTAGTTATCTCCATTATCTATTTCAAACAGCTACACTCTCCAACCAACTAtctcatcctctctctgtctgtggctGACCTGCTTGTTGGTGTTTTAGTCTTTCCTTTCAGCATGGCATTTACAGTGACTTCCTGTTGGTATTACGaaagtttgttttgtaaaataagaGGAAGTTTTGATGTAACACTGAGTACAGCTTCCATTTTGAACTTGTGCTGTATTTCTATTGATAGATATTACGCAGTGTGTCAGCCCCTGACTTATAAAAGTAAAGTTAATAATCATGTGGTTGGGTTTATGATTCTGGTGAGCTGGGGAGTCGCTGGTCTAATTGGAATTGGCATCATAATAGCAGGTTTTAATCAGGGGAAATGTGAagaaagttgtttaattgatgcTCTGATATCAACCACCCTAGCatgtattttttccttttatatcCCAGTTATTATAATGCTCTGTATCTACCTTAAAATTTTCCTTGTTGCACAAAGACAGGcaaaaaacattcagaacaCAATCTGTCAGAACTCAAAGGCTGGAGCAACAGTCAGTAAGATGGAGAGAAAGGCCACCAAAACGCTGGCTATTGTTATGGGAGTGTTTCTCTTATGTTGGACTCCATACTTTCTTTGTATTATTTTTCAGCCTGTAACATACAATGTCACACCAATTGTTGTAATTGAAACACTTAACTGGCTTACATTGTCAAATTCAATGCTGAATCCATTTATTTATGCGTTGTTTTACAGTTGGTTTAGATCAGCTTTTAAGATGATAATTTCTGGAAAAATAGCCCAAAGAGATTTCGCTAACTCAAAACTCTTTTGA
- the LOC114920854 gene encoding trace amine-associated receptor 1-like: MEPKLTVNETFFIDNINICNDLDNTTYIFTSYPGIMCVFAYMFLCLLSITTICGNLLVTISVIYFRQLHSPTNYLIFSLAIADLLVGVLVFPLSMIFTVTSCLYHQHVFCKIRDCLDVTLCTSSILNLCCISIDRYYAVCEPLTYRTKISVHVTMLMIAMSWFISALIGICIIIAGFSQGTCEEMCSIKILIANTMGPVLSFYLPAFIMLCIYLKIFIVAQKQVNSIQSVTCQSKRSGATVSKMERKATITLAIVMGVFLLCLTPYFLCVIFQPLSRNPPPVLVIETLNWLTLSNSMLNPFIYAFFYSWFRSAFKMIISGKIFQGDCANSKL; this comes from the coding sequence ATGGAACCAAAGTTGACTGTGAACGAGACCTTTTTCATCGATAACATAAATATCTGCAATGATTTGGATAACACAACTTATATATTTACAAGTTACCCTGGCataatgtgtgtatttgcataTATGTTCCTCTGTCTATTATCCATTACCACAATATGTGGAAACCTTCTTGTgacaatctctgttatttatttcagacaGCTTCACAGCCCCACTAACTATCTCATCTTTTCTCTGGCTATAGCTGACTTGCTTGTGGGAGTATTAGTCTTTCCTTTGAGCATGATATTTACTGTTACCTCGTGTCTTTATCATCAACATGTATTTTGTAAAATTAGAGACTGCTTAGATGTAACTCTTTGCACATCTTCTATTCTGAATTTATGTTGTATTTCCATCGACAGGTATTATGCAGTGTGTGAGCCTTTGACATATAGAACTAAAATAAGTGTTCATGTTACTATGCTCATGATTGCAATGAGCTGGTTTATTTCTGCCCTGATTGGAATTTGTATTATAATTGCAGGATTCAGCCAAGGAACATGTGAGGAAATGTGTTCCATTAAAATTTTAATAGCAAACACTATGGGGCCTGTTTTATCGTTTTACCTTCCAGCCTTCATAATGCTCTGTATCTACCTGAAGATATTTATTGTTGCTCAGAAACAAGTGAATAGCATCCAGAGTGTGACCTGCCAAAGTAAAAGGTCTGGAGCAACTGTCAGTAAGATGGAGAGAAAGGCAACTATAACTCTGGCTATTGTTATGGGAGTTTTTCTCCTATGTTTAACTCCTTACTTTCTTTGTGTCATATTTCAGCCTTTGTCTCGTAATCCCCCTCCAGTCCTTGTGATTGAAACACTTAATTGGCTCACATTGTCAAATTCAATGCTGAATCCTTTTATATATGCTTTCTTTTACAGTTGGTTCAGATCAGCTTTCAAAATGATAATTTCTGGAAAAATATTTCAAGGAGATTGTGCTAACTCAAAATTGTAA